Part of the Candidatus Stygibacter australis genome, TAAAAAACATATTTAGAGCAATGTTATATCGTCAAGTAAAATTATCCCTTTAAGCCACTGGATACAAAGGATGACATGATCTGTCTCTGGGCAATCAGGAAGAGCAGAACCAAAGGCAGGATACTGAATGTGGAAGCAGCCATCAGCAGGGCAGTTTGCGAACTGGCTTCTGCTGAGAAATATGATAGACCAACCTGGAGCACACGCAATTTGGGACTGTCTATCATTACCAGGGGCCACATAAAGCTATTCCAGGAGCCAATAAAGGCAAAAATGGCAGCAGTTGCTATCACACCCTTGGAAAGTGGCAGCACGATCCTCCAGAGAGCACCAAAACGGCTGCAGCCGTCAATTGAAGCAGCGTCAAAAAGTTCCTGCGGTAAAGATTTAAATTGCTGACGCAGCAGGAAGATCGTGAATATATTTGCCAGCCAGGGCACTATGAGCGCATAATATGTGTTTAGCCAGCCAAGATGGTGAAGCAGAATATATGAGGGTATCAGATAAACCGGCTGAGGCACCATCATCATGGAAATAAAGAGATAGAAAATGAATTCTTTTCCCTTGAACCTCATTCGGGCAAATGCGTAGGCTGCCAGACTGCCGGTGATGATCACTCCCAATACACTGATACCGCTGACGAATAAAGTGTTGAGGAAATACCTGCCGAAAGGTACCTTTTTCCAGGCTTCAGCAAAATTACTGAAAAAGAATTTTATGCTTTTCTTGTGAGTAACTTTTGACGCCTGAACTTTAAGATAAGACGCTATTATCACATCATTTTCATCAAAAATATTGATCCAGAGACTGTCACCCGGAGCAGGTTTGAGGATTTTGCAGCGTAATAATTCACCATCCCCAGCCAGATCAAGATAATCAGCTTCCACATAAGGGATAAACCCGTTATTTCCTTTATTGATCTCCAATTGCGCTTTTACAGATGTAGACAGCATCCAGGCAAAGGGCATGATCATAAATAATCCGCATAAGCCCAGAATGATATAAGCAAATAATTTTTTGTCCTGCATGCTCTATCCTTAGTAGTGTACTTTTTTCTCCAGCCTTCTCTGGAATAGAGTGAGACTGAGAATAATGAAGAAAACAACCAGAGCAATGGCACTGGCATAACTGAGATTCTGGCTTTCGCCAAAACCCTGCTCAAAGAGATAATAGACTATCACCTTTGTGGTTCCCAATGGTCCTCCCACAGGAGGTCCGGTCATCAAGTAGATCTGTGAGAATACCTGGAATGTGGTTATAGTAGTCATCATCAGCACATAGAATGTAGTGGGGGATACCAGGGGTAATGTGATCTTAAAGAATTTGGTGAATTTATTTGCTCCATCAATAGAAGCCGCTTCATAATATGTTTCGGGTATATTCTGTAAACCGGCAAGATAGATTATTGTATTATAACCCAGCCCTTTCCAGATTGTGAGAATAATTATGGAAAAAAGTGCCAGTGAAGGTCCTCCAGCCCAGGCAGGAACAGCACTGCCGAACATCAACTGAAAAATACCGCGACTTTCTGCCAGCCAACCCAGAGGATCTATGCCGATCAATCCCAGAAGATAGTTCATTAATCCTGTCTGCTGATTGAAAATGATCTTCCAGACAATAGAGACTGCCACCATTGAAGTGACTGTGGGGATGTAATATACGGTTCGGAAAAAGGCACGTAATTTTGTGATGCCATTCAGGAAATTGGCAAAAACCAGTGATAAAAACAGGCTGAGAGGTACTACGAAGATCACCAGATAAAGTGTATTTAACATGGATTGCCAGAATTCAGGATCAGTTAGCAATTTTTGATAATTAGCAAATCCTATGAAATCACCTGCACCATTAATTGTCCATTCATAAAAACTTACTACAAAGGATAAAACTATCGGTACCAGACGGAATACAATTATGATCACCAGTGCCGGAAGTAAATATAAATATGGACCAATATCAAATTTCTTTTTTACCATTTCACCTCACTCGCTGGATAAAATCATTATAGGCATCTTAAATGTCAATAAATTTGGCTTTTAATCGTCTGATCCCCTGATATGATCGCTCTATGAGTGACTCGGGAATTTCTCCTGAATATACCAATTCGCGGGTTGTCTCCACTATCTGCTCAATTGTGAGTTGATTATTTGGTTTGCTGTTACCAAAAAGCAGCAGGTCATTACCTGCCAGAATTGCCAGCCTAAGAATTTCAGTAAGGCTATATTGATCAGCTACAGCTTTCATCTGCAAGTCATCAGTGATAATTACGCCCTGCCAGTTCAGCCGGTCTCGCAATAGAGAAGTGATAATATTTTTACTTAGTGAAGCAGGATAGTTCTCATCTAAATGCTTGTTCTGTATATGACTCACCATCACCATATCCGCAATGTTTTCTGGAATTAGCTGCTGATAGGGCTCAAGTTCAAGATCATTCCAGCTCTGGCTTACATCAGCTTTATCATAATGAGAATCCGTGCTGGCTGAGCCATGACCAGGGAAATGTTTCAAGCAGTTATAAATTTTATAATTATTCATCATCTGGCAGAAAATTCGAGCCTGAATAGTTACTAATTCAGGTAATGATGAAAAGCAGCGTTGATGCCTGCCAATAGCCGGGGAATCTGGATTTATATCCAGGTCGATAACGGGGGCAAGGTTGAGATTTATCCCATTTTCCTGAAGCTCTTTAGCAATGTTTCCTGCCCAGTTACTGGTGACAGATACCAGGTTTTGCTCTCCTATCTCTCTGGCACTTGCTGATGCCTGAAAACCATGTTCCGGCTTTAATCGGATCACTTTTCCACCTTCCTGATCAACAGCAATGAAAGGAGGAATTTTGGAATGCTGCTTAATGCAATTCGTGAGCCGGAGTAATTGAGCAGGGGATTTAATATTACCGGCTTCAGGATATGAAGGACGATTATAGAGTATCACACCACCAGGATTGTATTTCTCCAGGGATGCAGCGAATTCCGGGTTAGATTCATCGTCACCCAAAAATCCCATGACCAGCATTTGGGCTATTTTGCTTTCCAGAGAAGATACTCGACCAGTACTTAGTACTGATAACAGAATAATCACAATTAATATTAAAATTACCATAGATACATTATTGTTGAGAGACAGAGAAAGTAAAGAAAAAAATCCGGGATAGTAAGTTATTGCACTTTCCCAAGTTATATGTATATATTATAGGATAGTTCCTAAACATGTGAATTATTGGTTGACAATATATAAATTGTCCTTCTGTATTTGTTCAGGAGATAGAAAATGATCGTGATTAAACCGGAATATTGTTCTAAAGACAATAAATGTCAGGTTATCAGTTTCTGCCCGGCAGAAGCTGTAACCCATGAGCCGGGAAAGGTTCCACAGATAGATTATCAAAAATGTACTGAGTGCCGGAAATGTTTATATTTTTGCCCGGCATTCTGCGAGATAATCGAAGACTGATTCAGAGAAAGATAAGACATTTCATAAGTTAACGATATTTTTACTTTACAGAAATTTATAATCAGAGAATAAAAGCTTTAATACACAGGAGCAATAATGAAAAAGAAGCTGTTTTTAATTGATGGTACCGCCCTGATCTATCGGGCCTATTATGGACTTATCCGTAATCCTCTTTATACTTCTACCGGCATTAATACCAGTGCCATGTTTGGCACTTTCAATATGTTTCTCTCTTTTTTGCAACGCTATAATCCTGAGTATATGCTGATTTCATTTGATCTGAAGGAAAAAACCTTCAGATCTAAACTTGACCCTAATTACAAAATTAACCGTCCTCCAACTCCTCCGGAAATGATTGAGCAGTTTGAGCCGATCAGGGATTTCTTCGTGTTAGCTGGTGTGAAAGAAGTGAGTATCTCAGGATATGAGGCTGATGATATTCTGGGGTCGGTTGCGGAGCAATATAAAAGTGAGTTTGATGTTGTCATCGTTACTGGAGATAAAGATTTCGCTCAGATAGTGGATGACAATATTGTACTTTTTGATCCCAAAAAAGAAATCATTATCAATCGTGAGAAGGTAATAGAAAAATATGGTGTTACTCCTGAGCAGTTTATTGAATATCTGGCAATTTGCGGTGATAGTGCTGATAATATACCTGGAGTGAAAGGTATCGGTCCCAAAGGAGCAGAAAAGCTGCTTCAGGAATTTGGTGATCTTGATAATATCTATCAACATCTGGATGATATTTCCTCAAAAAGTATCAGAACAAAGCTGATTGAACACAAGGAAGATGCTTACTTATCCCGCAAACTGGCTACCATTATCCGTGATCTGTCTCTGAATATTGATCTTAAGGATTTGAAATTCACTAATGCCAGACTTTCCCATACTATTGATTTTTTGCGGAAATATGAACTGCAATCAATAATTAATAAAGTGCAGCCGCTTGAGCAGGATATATTCAGTATGCTCGATGATGAAGCTGCTGATGAATCTGATCCTTTTAAAGCAGTGCTGATCAATGAAAATTCTGAATTTGATAAACTTATTGATCAAATAAAAAAACAGTCAGTTATTGCTATTGATACGGAAACCACCTCCAAAGATCCGTTATTAGCTGAGCTGGTGGGAATATCTTTATGCTGGGAAGAAAATAAGGCATATTATCTGCCTATTGGTCATCAAATGGCAGTGAATCTTGATAGAGAAATAGTGCAGGAAAAACTGCAAAATGCCCTTAAAGGTAAAATCCTGATAGCTCATAATTATAAATATGATTTTCTGGTACTCAAATCTGCCGGCTGGCAGCTTGATAATCAAGTTTTTGATACCATGATCGCTGATTATCTGCTGCATCCATCCGATAGACATAGCCTTGATCATTGTGCCCAGAAGTATTTCTCATATAAAATGATCCCTATTTCAGATCTGATTGGTAAAGGGAAAAAACAGGTAACTTTTGACCTGGTGGGTACCAGCCAGGCTTGCCGTTATTCTGCTGAAGATGCCTGGGTCACCTGGAGATTAT contains:
- a CDS encoding carbohydrate ABC transporter permease, whose amino-acid sequence is MQDKKLFAYIILGLCGLFMIMPFAWMLSTSVKAQLEINKGNNGFIPYVEADYLDLAGDGELLRCKILKPAPGDSLWINIFDENDVIIASYLKVQASKVTHKKSIKFFFSNFAEAWKKVPFGRYFLNTLFVSGISVLGVIITGSLAAYAFARMRFKGKEFIFYLFISMMMVPQPVYLIPSYILLHHLGWLNTYYALIVPWLANIFTIFLLRQQFKSLPQELFDAASIDGCSRFGALWRIVLPLSKGVIATAAIFAFIGSWNSFMWPLVMIDSPKLRVLQVGLSYFSAEASSQTALLMAASTFSILPLVLLFLIAQRQIMSSFVSSGLKG
- a CDS encoding sugar ABC transporter permease: MVKKKFDIGPYLYLLPALVIIIVFRLVPIVLSFVVSFYEWTINGAGDFIGFANYQKLLTDPEFWQSMLNTLYLVIFVVPLSLFLSLVFANFLNGITKLRAFFRTVYYIPTVTSMVAVSIVWKIIFNQQTGLMNYLLGLIGIDPLGWLAESRGIFQLMFGSAVPAWAGGPSLALFSIIILTIWKGLGYNTIIYLAGLQNIPETYYEAASIDGANKFTKFFKITLPLVSPTTFYVLMMTTITTFQVFSQIYLMTGPPVGGPLGTTKVIVYYLFEQGFGESQNLSYASAIALVVFFIILSLTLFQRRLEKKVHY
- a CDS encoding glycoside hydrolase family 3 N-terminal domain-containing protein → MIILLSVLSTGRVSSLESKIAQMLVMGFLGDDESNPEFAASLEKYNPGGVILYNRPSYPEAGNIKSPAQLLRLTNCIKQHSKIPPFIAVDQEGGKVIRLKPEHGFQASASAREIGEQNLVSVTSNWAGNIAKELQENGINLNLAPVIDLDINPDSPAIGRHQRCFSSLPELVTIQARIFCQMMNNYKIYNCLKHFPGHGSASTDSHYDKADVSQSWNDLELEPYQQLIPENIADMVMVSHIQNKHLDENYPASLSKNIITSLLRDRLNWQGVIITDDLQMKAVADQYSLTEILRLAILAGNDLLLFGNSKPNNQLTIEQIVETTRELVYSGEIPESLIERSYQGIRRLKAKFIDI
- a CDS encoding 4Fe-4S dicluster domain-containing protein yields the protein MIVIKPEYCSKDNKCQVISFCPAEAVTHEPGKVPQIDYQKCTECRKCLYFCPAFCEIIED
- the polA gene encoding DNA polymerase I, which encodes MKKKLFLIDGTALIYRAYYGLIRNPLYTSTGINTSAMFGTFNMFLSFLQRYNPEYMLISFDLKEKTFRSKLDPNYKINRPPTPPEMIEQFEPIRDFFVLAGVKEVSISGYEADDILGSVAEQYKSEFDVVIVTGDKDFAQIVDDNIVLFDPKKEIIINREKVIEKYGVTPEQFIEYLAICGDSADNIPGVKGIGPKGAEKLLQEFGDLDNIYQHLDDISSKSIRTKLIEHKEDAYLSRKLATIIRDLSLNIDLKDLKFTNARLSHTIDFLRKYELQSIINKVQPLEQDIFSMLDDEAADESDPFKAVLINENSEFDKLIDQIKKQSVIAIDTETTSKDPLLAELVGISLCWEENKAYYLPIGHQMAVNLDREIVQEKLQNALKGKILIAHNYKYDFLVLKSAGWQLDNQVFDTMIADYLLHPSDRHSLDHCAQKYFSYKMIPISDLIGKGKKQVTFDLVGTSQACRYSAEDAWVTWRLYQLHSTGIKESELDKLYYDLEIPLLFTLAEMESKGVYLDQKFLKKLSSQVQGTIGKLTKEIYEISEVQFNLNSTQQLGKILFDKLEIPPVKKTKSGYSTDQSVLEKLAPEHEIARLLLEYRMLNKLLNTYINALPALVNPLTGRIHSSFNQTIASTGRLSSSNPNLQNIPIRTKLGKEVRKAFCASHKGWSIVSADYSQIELRIFAILTRDDTLIKTFQADKDIHSKTASLIYKIAESEVTPEQRRYAKIINFGLLYGMGAYRISNELSISRKDAQKFIDDYFQNFPSVRNFIDVHLLEAAEKGYVETILRRKLSLPDLNSSNRQLREAAQRVAVNMPVQGSAADVIKIAMNRLHKFFENRPEIKMLIQVHDELVFEIRDDVMDEALEVIKNTMESAIPDEFKGIVPLKVEIGVGSNWFEAH